The proteins below come from a single Leptotrichia sp. oral taxon 223 genomic window:
- a CDS encoding M16 family metallopeptidase translates to MSTCSVGVFVKTGSRDESDTEEGISHVLEHMIFKGTPNRNYFEISDEIDYLGANMNAHTTKEETVFYINALTQFLGKSVDILFDIVTNSTIDERELEKEKDVIVEEIKMYKDSPDDLVFEMNYADSINGQYGKPIIGTEASVKGFTADKIRKYYKERYTKDNILIVVSGNFDKEKILQKINEYFGKLADTKVNRHEKIDFSFNSGKKTVSKEINQVNICISHQSEDYNSKNKIYTDILANVIGGSMSSRLFQEIREKNGLAYSVYTYNQYYLSGGLTSTYIGTNLENYEKAIEITLSEFKKLRENGVTEVELQKAKNKYMSRIAFAMENPRSRMGILGNYYIRKNEILDAEKVRNQVNAVKLEDVNEFAKTKYLTENITVLGNIGLQ, encoded by the coding sequence ATTTCTACCTGCTCGGTTGGCGTATTTGTAAAAACTGGCTCAAGGGATGAAAGTGATACGGAGGAAGGTATTTCACATGTGCTGGAGCATATGATCTTTAAAGGGACTCCTAATAGGAATTATTTTGAAATTTCTGATGAGATTGACTATCTTGGGGCAAATATGAATGCACATACAACTAAGGAGGAAACGGTTTTTTATATTAACGCCTTGACACAGTTTCTAGGAAAATCCGTGGATATTTTGTTTGACATTGTTACAAATTCTACGATTGATGAAAGGGAGCTGGAAAAGGAAAAAGATGTAATTGTGGAAGAAATCAAGATGTATAAGGACTCGCCGGATGATCTGGTTTTTGAAATGAATTATGCAGACAGTATAAATGGGCAGTATGGAAAGCCTATTATTGGGACAGAAGCCAGTGTGAAAGGTTTTACTGCTGATAAAATCAGAAAATATTACAAGGAAAGATATACAAAGGACAATATTTTGATTGTTGTTTCTGGAAATTTTGATAAAGAGAAAATTTTACAGAAAATTAATGAGTATTTTGGGAAATTGGCTGATACAAAGGTTAATAGGCATGAAAAAATTGATTTTTCGTTCAATAGTGGGAAAAAGACTGTTTCAAAGGAGATAAATCAGGTTAATATCTGTATTTCTCATCAAAGTGAAGATTATAACAGTAAAAATAAGATATATACAGATATTTTAGCAAATGTTATTGGCGGTTCAATGAGTTCAAGGCTTTTTCAGGAAATTCGCGAGAAAAATGGACTTGCCTACTCTGTTTACACATACAATCAATACTATTTGTCAGGAGGCTTGACATCGACATACATTGGAACGAATCTGGAAAATTATGAAAAAGCGATAGAAATAACACTTTCGGAATTTAAGAAGTTACGGGAAAATGGAGTAACAGAAGTTGAACTTCAGAAGGCAAAAAATAAATATATGAGCAGAATTGCATTTGCAATGGAAAATCCACGTTCAAGAATGGGAATTTTGGGAAATTACTATATTAGAAAAAATGAAATTCTGGATGCAGAAAAAGTAAGAAATCAGGTAAATGCAGTAAAACTGGAAGATGTGAATGAATTTGCGAAAACTAAATATTTAACAGAAAATATTACGGTTCTGGGAAATATTGGCTTACAGTAA
- the rodA gene encoding rod shape-determining protein RodA — MFQSQKLIERMKNSIFRMDKMILLIVYALVAISTVFVYSATRQNGMVIKNILWIGVGSILVLILASIDYKIVKRYIWHIYGIGATLLLIVRFAGKKTLGAQRWISLGPFQLQPSEFVKVSIIIIIAYWIVIKYKSGINNLAEIVGAILPALPLILLILIQPDLGTTLITICAFLFMIFLYGANMKPIWIIAIVVMLSVYPVYRFVLSDYQRTRVETFLHPETDRKGSGWHVIQSKISVGAGGIMGKGVLQGSQSRLEFLPEAQTDFIFSVLSEELGFVGSSLVLLLYFGLIYEIMRIARIIQDDFGKLMLYGFSGVFFMHVIVNVGMTIGLVPVTGKPLLFMSYGGSSFLASFIMVGIIESIKIHSN, encoded by the coding sequence ATGTTTCAAAGTCAAAAATTAATTGAACGGATGAAAAATAGTATTTTTCGGATGGATAAGATGATTTTATTAATAGTGTATGCCCTTGTAGCAATCAGTACAGTATTTGTTTACAGTGCGACAAGACAGAATGGAATGGTTATAAAAAATATCCTGTGGATTGGGGTAGGTTCAATATTAGTGCTTATTTTGGCATCTATTGACTATAAAATTGTAAAAAGATATATTTGGCATATTTATGGAATTGGTGCAACTTTGCTGCTAATTGTGCGTTTTGCGGGAAAAAAGACGTTAGGGGCACAGCGATGGATTTCACTGGGGCCATTTCAGTTACAGCCATCTGAATTTGTAAAAGTGTCCATTATTATAATTATAGCCTATTGGATTGTAATAAAATATAAAAGCGGCATTAATAATTTAGCAGAGATTGTCGGCGCAATATTACCTGCATTGCCGCTTATTCTGTTAATTTTGATACAGCCTGATCTGGGAACAACATTAATAACAATTTGTGCGTTTTTATTTATGATTTTTTTGTATGGCGCAAATATGAAGCCGATTTGGATAATAGCGATAGTGGTTATGCTATCTGTTTATCCAGTTTACAGGTTTGTGCTGAGCGATTACCAGAGAACACGTGTTGAAACGTTTTTGCATCCTGAAACTGATAGAAAGGGAAGCGGATGGCACGTAATCCAGTCAAAAATTTCTGTTGGGGCAGGAGGAATAATGGGGAAAGGAGTATTGCAAGGAAGCCAAAGTAGATTGGAATTTCTTCCAGAAGCACAGACAGATTTTATTTTTTCAGTATTATCTGAAGAATTGGGATTTGTGGGATCTTCGCTGGTGCTGCTTCTTTATTTCGGTCTGATTTATGAAATAATGCGGATAGCCCGGATCATACAGGACGATTTTGGAAAACTCATGCTTTATGGATTTTCGGGAGTATTCTTTATGCACGTAATTGTAAATGTGGGAATGACAATCGGGCTTGTACCTGTTACAGGAAAACCGCTTTTGTTTATGAGTTATGGAGGAAGCTCCTTTTTAGCGTCATTTATAATGGTTGGAATAATAGAAAGCATAAAAATTCATAGTAATTAG
- a CDS encoding RluA family pseudouridine synthase codes for MEKKEIVVDSELEGMRLDRYLRKNFKGEPLSRIFGAIRAGDVRVNGKKSKESHRLVLNDKILVKNLLQSSSGQTEKAKDKVRKFKIQKSELEKYKKMVIFENEDFFIVNKKEKVPMHKGTGHKYGLAEVFKEIYASENINFANRLDFETSGLVIGCKNLKFLRYISQKIRDNEVHKKYFAIVHNKNKIESDKNFSLKNFTIENYLTTMENKVAVSEKPVSKESRKSITHFKQLDFNKLKNSKQILNLLGKNNKNIALFDIELITGRKHQIRAQLANQGLFIVGDKKYGKKDGSDRFFLCCYFLSFDNYKFSIFDKVFF; via the coding sequence TTGGAAAAAAAGGAAATTGTTGTAGATTCTGAGCTGGAAGGGATGCGGCTGGACAGATATTTGAGAAAAAATTTTAAGGGTGAACCGCTTAGCAGGATTTTTGGAGCAATAAGGGCTGGAGATGTAAGAGTTAACGGGAAAAAGTCGAAGGAAAGCCACAGACTAGTGCTAAATGATAAAATTCTTGTCAAAAATCTGCTTCAGTCAAGTTCAGGGCAGACGGAAAAGGCAAAGGACAAAGTAAGGAAATTTAAAATACAAAAAAGTGAACTTGAAAAATATAAAAAAATGGTTATTTTTGAAAATGAAGATTTTTTTATTGTAAATAAAAAAGAAAAAGTACCAATGCACAAGGGGACAGGGCATAAATATGGACTTGCGGAAGTTTTTAAGGAAATTTATGCAAGTGAAAATATTAATTTTGCAAATAGACTGGATTTTGAAACGTCAGGGCTTGTTATTGGCTGTAAAAATTTAAAGTTTTTGAGGTATATATCTCAGAAGATACGGGATAATGAGGTTCATAAAAAATATTTTGCGATTGTCCATAATAAAAATAAGATTGAAAGTGATAAGAATTTTAGTTTAAAAAATTTTACGATTGAAAATTATTTGACAACGATGGAAAATAAAGTGGCAGTTTCAGAAAAACCGGTTTCAAAGGAATCAAGAAAAAGCATTACGCATTTTAAGCAGCTGGATTTTAATAAATTAAAAAATTCAAAGCAAATATTAAATTTATTAGGAAAAAATAATAAAAATATTGCTCTTTTTGATATTGAACTGATAACAGGGAGAAAACATCAGATAAGAGCACAGTTGGCAAATCAAGGGCTTTTTATCGTGGGAGATAAAAAGTACGGGAAAAAAGATGGAAGTGACAGATTTTTCCTTTGCTGCTACTTCCTTTCTTTTGATAATTACAAGTTTTCAATTTTTGACAAGGTATTTTTTTAA
- the accD gene encoding acetyl-CoA carboxylase, carboxyltransferase subunit beta: protein MGLFSSRKSKNKYVTLTSKSKLTVDIVDDNKWKKCNQCNEIIYNEDLKNNLNICPKCGTYFRLTAFERIELLIDEGTFMEEDMTLNSKNVLNFPQYEEKLEVAREKSRMLDGVISGTGKINGIEVSIAAMEFNFMGGSMGSVVGERITRALERGLKKKIPVVIVSSSGGARMQEGILSLMQMAKTSGAVKKLNEARIPFISVPVDPTTGGVTASFAMLGDVIITEPNALIAFAGPRVIEQTVNQKLPKGFQRAEFLLEHGMIDIISERKDLKTTIYRVLEKLV from the coding sequence ATGGGATTATTTTCAAGTAGAAAATCGAAAAATAAATATGTAACGCTAACATCTAAATCAAAATTGACAGTTGATATTGTAGATGATAACAAGTGGAAAAAATGTAATCAATGTAACGAAATTATTTATAATGAGGATTTGAAAAACAATTTAAATATATGTCCAAAATGTGGGACTTATTTTAGATTGACGGCATTTGAGAGGATTGAGCTTTTAATTGATGAAGGTACATTTATGGAGGAGGATATGACTCTTAATTCTAAAAATGTATTAAATTTTCCTCAATATGAAGAAAAATTGGAAGTTGCACGTGAAAAAAGCAGAATGCTGGATGGGGTAATTAGCGGAACAGGGAAAATTAATGGAATAGAAGTGAGCATTGCGGCAATGGAGTTTAACTTTATGGGCGGAAGTATGGGTTCTGTTGTCGGCGAGAGAATTACGAGGGCTTTGGAACGGGGGCTTAAAAAGAAAATACCAGTTGTAATTGTTTCTAGTTCTGGCGGTGCGAGAATGCAGGAAGGAATTTTGTCACTTATGCAAATGGCAAAAACTTCAGGAGCGGTAAAAAAATTAAATGAAGCAAGAATACCGTTTATCTCGGTTCCAGTTGATCCTACTACTGGTGGAGTGACTGCCTCTTTTGCTATGCTTGGTGATGTAATTATAACAGAGCCGAATGCGCTGATTGCCTTTGCAGGGCCTAGAGTTATTGAGCAGACTGTAAATCAGAAGTTGCCAAAAGGGTTCCAGAGAGCAGAATTTTTATTGGAACACGGAATGATTGACATAATTTCAGAAAGAAAAGATTTGAAGACAACAATTTATAGAGTATTGGAAAAATTGGTGTAA
- a CDS encoding acetyl-CoA carboxylase carboxyltransferase subunit alpha, producing MSIKDEIKELEDNIAELKRFSAERSIDFSAQITELEKNLENKYKDFEENEMDAWNRIQISRNPKRPYTLDYINALTQDFVELHGDRLSKDDNAIVGGLATIDGYKIMIIGQQKGRDIESNIYRNFGMASPEGYRKALRLMRMAERFKLPILTLIDTAGAYPGIEAEEKGQGEAIAKNLAEMFGFRVPIVTVVIGEGGSGGALGIGVADSILMLENSVYSVISPEGCASILFNDSTKAAEAAKSLKMDAISLKSLGVVDDIIKEPLGGAHRNFEETAKNLKEAVVKEFQRIDKYSLRELLKRRYEKYRKMGDFFEE from the coding sequence ATGAGTATAAAAGATGAAATTAAGGAATTGGAAGATAATATAGCCGAGTTAAAAAGATTTTCAGCTGAAAGAAGTATTGATTTTTCTGCTCAAATAACGGAACTGGAAAAAAATTTGGAAAATAAATATAAAGATTTTGAAGAAAATGAAATGGATGCCTGGAACAGAATTCAAATTTCAAGAAATCCCAAAAGACCATACACTTTGGATTATATAAATGCATTGACACAGGATTTTGTGGAACTGCACGGGGACAGGCTCTCAAAAGATGACAATGCCATTGTAGGTGGACTTGCGACAATTGACGGATATAAGATAATGATAATTGGACAGCAGAAAGGAAGAGATATTGAGTCAAATATTTACAGAAACTTTGGCATGGCAAGCCCTGAAGGATATAGAAAGGCATTAAGGCTGATGAGAATGGCAGAGCGGTTTAAATTGCCAATTCTAACATTAATTGATACGGCTGGAGCATATCCTGGAATAGAAGCCGAAGAAAAGGGACAAGGAGAAGCCATTGCTAAAAATCTGGCGGAAATGTTTGGATTCCGAGTGCCAATTGTAACAGTTGTAATTGGAGAAGGTGGAAGTGGAGGAGCCTTGGGAATCGGCGTGGCAGACTCAATTTTAATGCTTGAAAACAGCGTATATTCCGTTATTTCTCCAGAAGGATGCGCCTCAATCCTGTTTAACGACTCAACAAAAGCTGCAGAAGCGGCAAAAAGTCTGAAAATGGATGCAATCAGCCTAAAAAGCCTAGGAGTAGTAGATGACATTATAAAAGAGCCGTTAGGCGGAGCTCATAGAAACTTTGAAGAAACAGCCAAAAACCTGAAAGAAGCAGTTGTAAAAGAATTTCAGAGAATAGATAAATATTCACTTCGTGAACTGTTAAAGAGAAGATATGAAAAATATAGAAAAATGGGAGATTTCTTTGAGGAATAA
- a CDS encoding 2,3-butanediol dehydrogenase → MATMKAARWHNRKDVRVEEVEVPEITRENQIKIAVKYAGICGSDLHEYLGGPIFIPADKPHPYTNEKAPITMGHEFCGEVVEIGTGITKFKAGDRVTVEPILAKNGLIGKYNLDPNLNFIGLAGGGGGFSEFVVVNEDQAHKLPDEIDYEQGALTEPAAVAVYAVRQSKFNTGDTAAVFGCGPIGLLIIDALRASGATEIYAVEVSPERQEIAKKLGAIIVDPTKVNAVEFIKEKTDGGVNVSYEVTGVPAVLQQSLEAAEKDGELMVVSIWETEAPIQPNEVVIQERTIKGVIAYRDVFPKTLELMKQGYFSKDLLVTKRIKLEDIVNEGFEALVKEKSQVKILVSPK, encoded by the coding sequence ATGGCAACAATGAAAGCTGCAAGATGGCATAATAGAAAAGATGTAAGAGTGGAAGAAGTTGAAGTACCAGAAATCACGAGAGAAAATCAAATCAAAATTGCAGTAAAATATGCAGGAATCTGTGGCAGTGATTTACACGAATATCTAGGAGGGCCAATTTTTATTCCTGCTGACAAGCCGCATCCATATACAAATGAAAAAGCTCCAATTACAATGGGACACGAGTTTTGTGGAGAAGTTGTAGAAATAGGAACTGGAATTACAAAATTTAAAGCTGGAGATAGAGTTACAGTTGAACCAATTTTAGCAAAAAATGGGTTGATTGGAAAATATAACTTAGATCCTAACTTGAATTTTATTGGACTTGCTGGCGGAGGTGGAGGATTCTCTGAGTTTGTAGTTGTAAATGAGGATCAGGCTCATAAATTGCCAGATGAAATTGACTACGAACAGGGAGCATTGACAGAACCTGCAGCAGTAGCAGTTTACGCAGTTAGACAAAGTAAATTCAATACAGGAGATACAGCGGCAGTCTTTGGTTGTGGGCCAATCGGGCTTCTTATCATCGACGCATTGAGAGCTTCTGGAGCAACAGAAATTTACGCTGTGGAAGTTTCGCCTGAAAGACAGGAAATCGCTAAAAAATTAGGAGCAATAATCGTAGATCCTACAAAAGTAAATGCAGTTGAATTTATAAAAGAAAAAACAGATGGCGGAGTAAATGTTTCTTATGAAGTGACAGGAGTACCCGCTGTATTGCAACAATCTTTGGAAGCCGCTGAAAAAGACGGAGAATTAATGGTTGTAAGCATCTGGGAAACAGAAGCCCCAATTCAGCCTAACGAAGTGGTAATTCAGGAAAGAACAATAAAAGGAGTTATTGCATACCGTGACGTATTCCCTAAAACACTAGAATTAATGAAACAGGGATACTTCTCAAAAGATTTATTAGTAACAAAAAGAATTAAATTAGAAGACATTGTAAATGAAGGATTTGAGGCACTTGTAAAAGAAAAGAGCCAAGTTAAGATTTTAGTGTCACCTAAATAA